From the Brienomyrus brachyistius isolate T26 chromosome 23, BBRACH_0.4, whole genome shotgun sequence genome, the window TCAACAAGAATAAAGCCTCGCCCTGCTTATTACATAATTAATACACCTGCTCCTTGCAAAACAGGCCTTCATTAATTAATCCTTTGTTTCCTGTTGATTCTAATGAAAAGGCAAAGGGACAAAGCACATGTCGAGATCAAGAACATCTTCTTCAGGGTCATTCAGAAGCGGAGAGAGTCCCTAGAGAAAGAGGATGACATCCTGCAGACTCTCATGGATGCTACCTACAAGTAAGACTGTGGCACTGAGTACTTACATGCTTTCCCAAATTATGGGTAATCCAAAGGCTCTTACAAAACTTACAAAAATACTTAcaatttttttgtataatttaCATGATTTGTCAATATCTTCAATATCTGTAAATGTGAATGTAAGTTATGTAAATGCTATTTCCTGTAGTCTTACTAGTCCTTTTTCCCTAAGTAACAAACATCCTAATTCTAATTATTAGGTAAACAAAAAATGCTTGAATTGTATTACAATTTTACACTGTAGCGACTGAAACAGCACATGTAGTACTGGCCCTGCCGTCACACTGTGCATGAACAAGCATTTCTTTTTTGAAATTGCATTCTGCTTTTTCCAAAGCAGCATACATTTATTGAGATAGCATGGTCAGAccatttggggttaagggtcttgctgaagCATCTGATGTGGAAATCAGTCGGCTGATATTGGGATTTGGACCGATGACCAGTGATCAGAAGCACTTGACCGACTCCGCTAGACAGCAGCCCCTTAGCTGCAGCATAACCGCCCGTCGCTCTCCTCAGGGATGGGCAGCCCCTGAACGACAGCGAGATTGCGGGCATGCTGATCGGGCTGCTCCTGGCAGGCCAGCACACATCCTCCACCACCAGCGCCTGGCTGGGCTTCTTTCTGGCGCAGGACAGAGCTCTGCAGGAGCGCTGCTATGCGGAGCAGAGGGCCGTGTGCGGCGACGACCTGCCCCCTCTCCAGTACGACCAGGTCAGCTTCTTTCTGGACTTTGTAGAGACTGGATTTGCCCCCTTTTTGATGGTGCTTCATTCACAGAATGTTGCTAGTTCGAGTCCCAGGAGGGGCCTTGCATAGACCCAGAGTTTAAGATCTCATTTCTGGGGATTCTGGGTAAGTCAGCTGGATTTAAACGGGCTGTTGTCTTGCCGTtgagcagctgaaggacttgaCTCTCCTGGACCGCTGCTTGAAAGAAACCCTGCGCCTCAGACCCCCTATAATGACCATGATGAGGATGGCAAGGTCTTACCAGGTATGAGTTTAATACACCTGCTCCTTGCAAAACAAGGAGCCACTGGGCCACACTTcaaaaataaatgtactgcATCTGAAGTGATTAAGGGCATCACAGTGGCCCAATGCAAAActtgtttcctcacacctccaaGTTATGGGTTTGAGTGCAGCCTGTGCCCTCTGTTTATGGATCAAGTTTGCACGTTCCCCCTGTGCTCCACGGGGAATTTGCACGTTCCCCCTGTGCTGCACGGGGAATTTGCACGTTCCCCCTGTGCTGCACGGGGAATTTGCACGTTCCCCCTGTGCTCCACGGGGAATTTGCACGTTCCCCCTGTGCTCCACGGGGAATTTGCACGTTCCCCCTGTGCTCCACGGGGAATTTGCACGTTCCCCCTGTGCTCCACGGGGAATTTGCACGTTCCCCCTGTGCTCCACGGGGAATTTGCACGTTCCCCCTGTGCTCCACGGGGAATTTGCACGTTCCCCCTGTGCTCCACGGGGAATTTGCACGTTCCCCCTGTGCTCCACGGGGAATTTGCACGTTCCCCCTGTGCTCCACGGGGAATTTGCACGTTCCCCCTGTGCTCCACGGGGAATTTGCACGttctccctgtgctgcacaGGCATGTTTTGAGTACTCAATTCtttttctcctgttcagggtttaCCACTGTGTTCTGTGGTACCTAGAATAGGCTGCAGGTGACCCTGCCTAGGAAAAGCAGCTAGAACATGAATTGATACCCCACGCTCCAGCTGATACGAGGTAGCACCGCTGTTGTGTTTAAGCTTCAGGGCATGTGCTTTTACAGACAGCTGCCGGCTACACCATCCCCGCTGGGCACCAGGTGTGTGTGTCACCTACAGTGAACCATCGCCTGAAGGACACCTGGACTGGCAGGATGGAGTTCAATCCTGACCGTTACCTGCATGAGAACCCAGCAGCTGGAGAGAAGTTTGCCTACATACCATTCGGGGCTGGTAAGCTTTGACTATGACATCGGAAAGTCAGGCGTGGTGTTACGGCCATCTGCGCCAGGCTAACGTCGTTCTTCTTTGTTAACGTTATCAGGTCGCCATCGTTGCATCGGGGAGAATTTCGCCTATGTTCAGATCAAGACCGTTTGGTCAACGTTGTTGCGTTTGTACGACTTCGAGCTGGCCAACGGCTACTTTCCCACGGTGAACTACACAACGATGATCCACACTCCCAACCAGCCAATCATCAGATACAAACGGCGGCAAGAAAAGGACTGAGCTCGTGTCACGTCTGAGATTCT encodes:
- the LOC125718621 gene encoding lanosterol 14-alpha demethylase isoform X2 codes for the protein MAIHIFEAGSSLIENTVGKMDNNLTSMVLVTSAFVLSVGYFSKLIFKHFKSCDKDVKCPPVIPSSIPFLGHALAFGKSPIEFLENAYEKYGPVFSFTMVGKTFTYLVGSDAATLMFNSKNEDLNAEDVYSRLTTPVFGKGVAYDVPNPVFLEQKKMLKTGLNIAQFKKHVKIIEEETREYFMRWGDSGERNLFEALSELIILTASNCLHGKEIRAMLDEKVAQLYADLDGGFTHAAWLLPGWLPLPSFRQRDKAHVEIKNIFFRVIQKRRESLEKEDDILQTLMDATYKDGQPLNDSEIAGMLIGLLLAGQHTSSTTSAWLGFFLAQDRALQERCYAEQRAVCGDDLPPLQYDQLKDLTLLDRCLKETLRLRPPIMTMMRMARSYQTAAGYTIPAGHQVCVSPTVNHRLKDTWTGRMEFNPDRYLHENPAAGEKFAYIPFGAGRHRCIGENFAYVQIKTVWSTLLRLYDFELANGYFPTVNYTTMIHTPNQPIIRYKRRQEKD